One window from the genome of Magnolia sinica isolate HGM2019 chromosome 4, MsV1, whole genome shotgun sequence encodes:
- the LOC131242505 gene encoding FAD synthetase 1, chloroplastic-like, whose product MESGCRVSHYWRGYELGLYSKFRIYPYLAPRNYIKRPSRGSREQQLRRTIAAGFPQVSSSHPNAPMVADCFSQQEDDREFQLEGSSPVAGGIVALGKFDALHIGHRELAIQASKAGSPFLLSFVGMAEVLGWESRAPIVAKCDRKRVLSSWAPYCGNVVPLEFEVEFSNVRHLTPRQFVERLSKELKVSGVVAGENYRFGYKASGDAAELVKLCKEYGLGAYIVSSIMDKSQCSSDGRSKSCDLRERGQVSSTRVRHALAEGDMKYVSELLGRSHRVMLTMDGNCFGNINRMSAPKSCLLNQPPKEGVYENCILLVDHVYVGPCKLMIDETDIHVELNGVEGTQAWVPFRDCQLLGIEFSDTGGD is encoded by the exons ATGGAAAGCGGCTGCCGCGTTTCCCATTACTGGCGAGGCTACGAGCTGGGGTTATATTCGAAATTCCGAATTTACCCCTACCTTGCTCCCCGGAATTACATTAAAAGACCCTCTCGAGGAAGCAGAGAGCAGCAGCTGCGGCGAACCATCGCTGCCGGTTTTCCTCAAGTTTCCTCGTCTCATCCCAACGCACCAATGGTCGCCGATTGTTTCAG TCAGCAGGAAGATGATCGGGAATTTCAGTTGGAAGGATCATCCCCTGTAGCAG GAGGTATAGTAGCTTTAGGAAAGTTTGATGCTCTTCACATTGGTCATCGAGAACTTGCAATACAAGCGTCAAAGGCTGGGAGTCCTTTTCTCCTGTCATTTGTAGGAATGGCAGAAGTACTTGGTTGGGAGAGCAG GGCTCCTATTGTTGCGAAATGCGATCGGAAGCGGGTTCTTTCCTCTTGGGCGCCATACTGTGGTAATGTAGTCccacttgaatttgaggttgaatTTTCAAATGTTAGACATCTCACTCCACGGCAGTTTGTTGAGAGGCTATCCAAGGAGCTCAAAGTAAGCGGAGTTGTGGCAG GCGAGAACTATCGGTTTGGGTATAAAGCTTCAGGGGATGCAGCGGAGCTGGTCAAGCTATGCAAGGAGTATGGGTTAGGTGCGTACATTGTGAGCTCCATCATGGACAAAAGCCAATGCTCCTCTGACGGAAGAAGTAAAAGCTGCGATTTGAGGGAGAGGGGCCAGGTGTCTTCAACTCGCGTACGCCATGCTCTTGCTGAGGGCGACATGAAATACGTGTCAGAGCTTTTGGGGAGGAGCCACCGTGTCATGCTTACAATGGATGGCAATTGTTTTGGCAACATAAATAGGATGTCAGCTCCCAAGTCATGTTTGTTGAACCAGCCGCCCAAGGAGGGTGTTTATGAGAACTGCATTCTACTGGTTGATCATGTGTATGTGGGACCATGCAAACTGATGATTGATGAAACGGACATCCATGTGGAACTAAATGGCGTGGAAGGTACACAGGCATGGGTCCCATTTCGGGACTGTCAACTCCTGGGCATTGAGTTCAGTGATACAGGAGGAGATTGA
- the LOC131242506 gene encoding uncharacterized protein LOC131242506 produces the protein MNRGVGGPLLSIGDLLSDVGEGGGDHTPSSSSPSSPSFHLPSDDPLPPSHLNRLFQENYNKLTEALKGTDQSWTALTLKLCASLETADKLIQSANSNVETLAEKIGELESIMKRGDSAVATAKAILNTRSKKEGPAV, from the exons ATGAATCGTGGCGTGGGAGGGCCGTTGCTTTCCATAGGAGATCTGCTGAGTGATGTGGGCGAAGGAGGTGGGGACCATACCCCATCTTCCTCCTccccttcttctccctctttcCATCTTCCTTCAGACGACCCTCTTCCTCCGTCTCATCTCAACCGCCTATTTCAG GAGAACTATAATAAGTTGACCGAGGCATTGAAGGGGACAGATCAATCGTGGACAGCCCTAACTCTCAAG CTATGTGCTTCTCTAGAGACTGCTGATAAGCTCATTCAGTCCGCTAACTCGAATGTGGAAACACTAGCGGAAAAGATCGGAGAGCTCGAGAGCATTATGAAACGGGGGGATTCCGCTGTAGCAACAGCAAAAGCTATCCTTAATACACGGAGCAAAAAGGAAGGGCCCGCAGTTTAG
- the LOC131242507 gene encoding F-box protein FBW2-like has translation MEKKKKARLCSDSSSSQSHGEERVSQTCSCWEGLSPEILALIFVRLPPDEMARRVPFVCRSWRETVAGPYCWTEIDIEKWCRRCNRSEIIDPAVRYLVRRSKGTVRFLSAYKLGNRTFAFIASFGKCLKVLKIPMSQVIDKIVVEHAGSLSMLTVLDISYCVKITSKGLEALGKHCKSLIHLRRNMPPPEIELGSKAVEDEAMAVANTMPGLLHLELGYGLFSDHGLDAILTKCKALCHLDIQGCWGVKMEGDLEERCERIMFFRSPWDDDEYDDASSSDSGSDGQGDKSGSSSDYSD, from the exons atggagaagaagaagaaggcgagGCTCTGCAGCGACAGCAGCAGTAGCCAAAGCCATGGAGAAGAGAGGGTTTCTCAGACCTGCAGCTGTTGGGAAGGTCTGAGTCCTGAGATCCTTGCTCTGATCTTCGTCCGTCTCCCTCCTGATGAGATGGCTCGTCGAGTTCCCTTTGTCTGCCGTTCATGGCGTGAGACCGTTGCTGGGCCCTACTGCTGGACCGAGATCGACATCGAGAAGTGGTGCCGACGCTGCAACCGCTCCGAAATTATCGATCCTGCCGTCCGATACCTTGTACGGCGCAGCAAAGGCACCGTCCGTTTTCTCTCTGCTTACAAGCTAGGCAACCGTACATTCGCTTTTATCGCAAGCTT TGGGAAATGTTTGAAGGTCTTGAAGATTCCAATGAGTCAGGTAATTGATAAGATTGTGGTAGAGCATGCGGGATCACTCTCAATGTTGACTGTCTTGGACATCAGCTACTGTGTGAAAATCACGTCCAAAGGCCTCGAAGCGCTGGGCAAGCATTGCAAGTCTCTGATTCACCTGAGAAGGAACATGCCCCCGCCGGAGATTGAGCTTGGAAGCAAGGCGGTAGAAGATGAGGCGATGGCTGTAGCCAATACGATGCCAGGGCTCCTTCACCTTGAGCTTGGATATGGTCTTTTTAGTGACCATGGTCTCGATGCCATCCTTACTAAGTGCAAGGCTCTCTGCCATCTTGACATTCAAGGTTGCTGGGGTGTGAAGATGGAGGGGGATCTCGAGGAGAGATGTGAGAGGATTATGTTCTTTAGGAGCCCCTGGGATGATGATGAGTACGATGATGCAAGTTCCTCGGACAGCGGTAGTGATGGCCAAGGTGACAAGTCAGGCAGTTCCTCTGACTACTCAGATTAG